ACCGACACGAGTGATTCGTCGGACAGTGACAGCGACGCTAAAGCTTGCGCTTACGAGCGGGAATTCAACAAGTTGTTACGAATTCCCGCGAAGAGGCCCAAAGTCGTCGGTTTCATCGAGGACGTCGTTCAGCAGTACTCGGACCACGaggtaaagaaatagaaaaaaagaaggaaagcattatgctcaaggtttagcacgttgtggtgttttcgtttctttcttttcttgagcAGTTCCGGAGGCACTTTAGGCTGGCTCGACCTGTGGCCGAAAAGTTGGTCGCGGAGTTTGCTGTCTCGTCAATGTGCCCTTCGAGcacacacggaggagttcaagcgAAATCCGTGGAAACGCATGTGTCACGAGGCCGTTTAACgggcaagctctcgtgtaggttcgtgtaaagcaaaaaccaccgatgacataaccatcatcgggaaaagagctgacgagaccatttgcttccaccctaattcccaacactcaatatatttagaaacccctaacaacaaatagcagacaaagaacacagcatacataactagaaagaggttagtgagaagaacaaacggctaaagacgtgaGCAGTGCATGGACATAAATGTTCGGTGTAAAATAAGCCTTGTCACAACATAGCGGGACGCGGTGCTTGCAGCGAAGGCTGTGCTACCAAGGAAggcatggacgcactcacgtaaacgatgacagtggtgatgcggggcttgcaacCGATGCGACTGAGTAATGGTGAACACGCACTCGTGCAACAGGGGAAAGACTGGCgattagcttgagacgctcacgAGGTTGACTTGCACGGAAGGAAGCGTCGGGCTGGTTGAAGTCAGTGACCTTCcggcgttcggcagccgcagctcgcacacgaagtCGGAGGCGTTTTCTtttggccaacgccagaagaccagaacaagcctggcccacgtcaggtgacgagaagaagctctgtgtccaggtgggagcctgctgagaccttgatgcaggagctctgctggccgccactcccacgccctggccaccttcttcacttCGTCCTGACTCGGCCACGTCTGCCTGACTTTAGGACTGTGgaaccgtcggtgacgagagaacgcaggctggtggcgacgcgtcagcgaaccagggtccacctggccaagcagctgggcgcacagctcaggcccgtagcccgacggctgttgctcgcctgttgaaaccaaagtccgcaggtcctaggaaggagttcaggaccggatggccacggtcctctcgagcgggaacacgacggcagcccggccggttgaagtcctgcaggctcgggtctgacgcccgacggcccatcttcagcgcccggtccggtgacgaccttctgcttgccccgtcttcttcaaACTCCCTTTCATCTcctctgctcaggcttctgctgccgctctggcccacttgtctcgtcccgattggagattccgtactttcgtggtacccagccattgggcattgaaatctccgtggAAGGACCTCATTGAAGAAAAATGTTCACGCCCCCACGTGCCGCAGCCaagcgttatcttcatcttcttctggctgatggagtggcgcactttttaaacgcgcgcaatcacatcacaaagcccccctttcgaaaagttttttccgtaatgaaaaaactgcagataagtgcgcgtttcaccacacacaacacacatCGTGCCCAATGTTCACTACAATCTTACAATCAATCCACTCATTTTGCGCAGTCACACAAAATCTACTAAAGCCCACTAGATAATTCACAGCCAAGCTACAACATCCTGCCCAAAACTAAGAAGATCACAACTCTTGTGAAGTTAGTATTTTAAATCCAGAATATATACAAACTATGCGTGTCCTTGTCCATATGGTCTAAATCTAGAGGTAGCGACCGGTTATTAAACTCGACTCTCAGATTATAGCATCCCACACCAGACGAATAGAATGATTGTTTCTTTCATATGAATGCAAAACGAAAACCTTGCACATTTCCGATCAGAGATCTGCCTGTACTTCGGCCTCAGAATTTTATCCACATGGACATCAGCCCTGCCAGCGGCATCTGTCACTACAGCTGGCGCCATGCAGACAGACGCTGCTACAGACCcctccgagttttttttttttatttggcttgCAAACAAGTCACATGCTCCTTCATATAACTTCTTTTAGTTTTGCAAACTCAATGATTTCGTCGTCGTTTCCTGCTCTTTGAACGGAACGCTACAATATTTACTTTGACATGACGTAATCATTGCGCCATGCTGAGGCGAGATAACTATGTTCCTCAATCTTGCCTGTGCCACTGCTTACATCTGGAAGTGTTACGCAGGATGACTATACGGCTACCGCCTCAGAGTTGTCTACAAGGCATACGCTTCTTGCTATGTCACTTGTCTTACTTCGTGCGTGTCTCCaattcgagctgtttttctttctcgcgCGTCTCGAAcccaagctgctccttcttggcctgcgtctcccgttccaactgttcctttcaAACTCAATCTCCGCCTCCCTCTCTTTGCGAATGCGCCTCTCGCGTTCTTcacaccaagcctccatttcaTCGCCTTTTAGACCCATGCGTCTTGCTAACTCCTCTAGGTCTGCCCTACTCATGGTCGTGTTCTAGTCTGGAGAGGTAAGTGGTAAAAATGGTCTCGTCCTgccgcggacgccaatttgtcaCGAGGCCGTTTAACgggcaagctctcgtgtaggttcgtgtaaagcaaaaaccaccgatgacataaccatcatcgggaaaagagctgacgagaccatttgcttccaccctaattcccaacactcaatatatttagaaacccctaacaacaaatagcagacaaagaacacagcatacataactagaaagaggttagtgagaagaacaaacggctaaagacgtgaGCAGTGCATGGACATAAATGTTCGGTGTAAAATAAGCCTTGTCACAACATAGCGGGACGCGGTGCTTGCAGCGAAGGCTGTGCTACCAAGGAAggcatggacgcactcacgtaaacgatgacagtggtgatgcggggcttgcaacCGATGCGACTGAGTAATGGTGAACACGCACTCGTGCAACAGGGGAAAGACTGGCgattagcttgagacgctcacgAGGTTGACTTGCACGGAAGGAAGCGTCGGGCTGGTTGAAGTCAGTGACCTTCcggcgttcggcagccgcagctcgcacacgaagtCGGAGGCGTTTTCTtttggccaacgccagaagaccagaacaagcctggcccacgtcaggtgacgagaagaagctctgtgtccaggtgggagcctgctgagaccttgatgcaggagctctgctggccgccactcccacgccctggccaccttcttcacttCGTCCTGACTCGGCCACGTCTGCCTGACTTTAGGACTGTGgaaccgtcggtgacgagagaacgcaggctggtggcgacgcgtcagcgaaccagggtccacctggccaagcagctgggcgcacagctcaggcccgtagcccgacggctgttgctcgcctgttgaaaccaaagtccgcaggtcctaggaaggagttcaggaccggatggccacggtcctctcgagcgggaacacgacggcagcccggccggttgaagtcctgcaggctcgggtctgacgcccgacggcccatcttcagcgcccggtccggtgacgaccttctgcttgccccgtcttcttcaaACTCCCTTTCATCTcctctgctcaggcttctgctgccgctctggcccacttgtctcgtcccgattggagattccgtactttcgtggtacccagccattgggcattgaaatctccgtggAAGGACCTCATTGAAGAAAAATGTTCACGCCCCCACGTGCCGCAGCCaagcgttatcttcatcttcttctggctgatggagtggcgcactttttaaacgcgcgcAATCACATCACAGCATGTCTTGACATTTATCTGGTTAGTTACACCTCCCCACCttcacccccttttttttctttgtttggatGCCTGCACAAGAACGCATTTGACTGTGAGCCCGTTGCTTACAGTGCAGTGTGatctgaagctgtttttttttctttcgggtaccTGTAAACCCCCGGGGAATGGAAGGTGGCCAACAAAACCTGCATTCGAGACGTGGCACGCCGTTTCGACTTGTCAGAAAGCCCCGTACACAGAGTTCTTAGAGAGTAGCGCAGTTCCTGATGACGCTGGGATCATGGGTTATCAAGTTTACCGCAGACCTGGAGAACCTCACTAGCAGTTTCGAGAAGGTTTGTTTTGATTTTATTTATCGTGAGGACCAATAGTATTGGCCGGCTAAGCTGTATTGATCATATCACAAACACGAGTGCACATTTTATTGTGGGTTTTTTTCAAGCTCAATTTTACGCTAAAATGGCACTTTAAGAAAAATGTGATAGGTCGTGATGATAATACCGAGCTTCAGCCAGTTGTGTTCGAAATATTCAACTTATGTCTCTCCTGTAGTCAAAGTCGATTCCTTGCATAGGGATGATGCTGCATGCTTTGTCATTTCTGTTCAGATGTACGATACAATATGAACGTGGTTTGGATTTAAATTTAAGAATGAAATTCCAATTACGTACTGCAACTCCCTTTAGGAAAAACATACgcaggctttgttttgttttctctcccattttACCATTGTAAAAAGAGAGGTGGATAGCAAGAAAACGTGTAGTATATGGTGTGGACAGCAATGTATGTTATCTTAACTAGTTCTCAAAGTTGAATTTGGTTTGCATTTTGTATCTTTAACATTAAATATATTGTGCTTAGTCATGAAGCGTATGCTATGATTGTGAGTTAATGGGCTTGAGCACCAATATTTCCTGTTAAAACTCCTCGCAAATGCTCATTTCTTGCTCAGGCATGGATGATATCACTCATTAGAAGAGTACAACTTGCTTGCAGGTGTCTGGAATGCCTGCTGTTATTGGCTGTATAGATGGATCGTATGTCAAGATACAGTGCCCAGCCAACAAGGTTGCCTCCACATACTGCAACAGGCACCAACCATTACATTTCACTAACGCTGCAAGCCGTCTGTGACCACAAGAGGCGCTTCCTCGATGCGCTCACTGGAACCTCCAGAAAAATGCACGATTCTCATGTGCTAAGCTTATCGCCTCTTTCAAAGAACATAGCTTCAGTATGTCTGGGCCGTTATCATATATTAGGGGACGCAGCATATCCGCTGCGGGAGTACCTGTTGACACCATACAGGGATTACGGTGCAATGAATAAGCAACAAAAAGGCTTCAATTTTAAGTTTTCAGGCACACGAGTGCTCATTGAAAATGCATTCAGCACAGTCAAAAAGCGCTTCAGGCAGCTCCTGTACCTTGAGTTGCACACTATCCACTGGCTCAATAAGTTTATCATAAGCTGCTGTATCCTTCATAACTTGTGCATCGATTACGGTGATGAAGAgccagatgatgataatgatgatgatggagcaCCCAATACTATTAAGTGGGAGAACTGCACTGATAACCACAGTGATAAAACGGATGAGGAGCGAGCTCTGCACAAGCTTGGCGAAATTAAGCGGGCAAAGGTCTTGACTAAGCTCTTGCGAAGTGATTGTGGGAAATAACACCATAATTCTCTGTTTTCTCTGAACTAGCCCTTTAGTTCACCACAGTAGTTGGGAGGCTGTGTATGTGCACCAATGCGCAGCCCTCTTTATATACACAAGCACATGTTTTGCACTGTACAGTTTATTTCAACATGCTAACTGTATTTTAGGCCACTGGAATCATTCATTGTCTAAACCAAGAAAGTGGCTCAAAAGCTTCATTTTTCTTCATgctgttttgctttttcttgccGAATGCACTCCAACTGTTCTTGCTTCTCTTCATGACGCTTCCTTCTTTCATTCTCGCGTtcagtttgtttttttctttttcttcctgaatTTCGCTCATTTCATCAAAGAAGTGATTCATTTCCAGCATTCTAGAAGCCGAGAGTTTCGGCTTTTTGGGCTCAGGTTCCTTCGTTGTGCTGGTCGACTCCTGGCTAGTTGAACCTTGGCTTCAGCTCCTGGCTCCTCGATGCTTGGCTTGTCGACGATTGGCTCGTCGACGCTCGGCTGGGCGGTCTTTTATTAGAAACTATTCCAGAGCTGTCCCTGAGCTCTTCTGGCTTGAGGCTCTCATCTAGCCAACGTATTTTGGCTATGTCGTCTTCAAAGGGAACGTCACAAGGAGAATTCCCCGATTTGTTGTTATGtgctgcagcgcttctttttcgtcACATGACTGTTTTGTAGCGGCTGCAGCACTGGTGCCCTGTTTTAGGGACCCCGGCAGCCTTTGTGATGTTGGCCGCTATATTGGCAAACAttgcctttttatttttaaattttttcattGGCCCTATTTGGGAAAAATACTGCTGGTAGTAGTCGAGCAACAGCTTTGTTTCTTCCGCCGTCCACTCACAGCCTGTACCTGAAAAGAAAAAGCGCTTGTGACATTTGTACAGACGTTACCAGTTGCACGTCACCCGACACAGGTGTTAAAGAGTTGTGGTATTCTGCTGTGTTGGTTAATTGTAGAGCTTATAGGCATATATAAGCACCAACCTGTTTTAGTTTGTCTAGATATCGATTTTTCTACTTTGATTTTTGTCGTTACAGTGCTTggtgttctttgcactgatctAACTGTATATATCATGTATAATTCATTACTTGAATGCATTTGTATCCTCTCCTGCTAGGGCCTctaaatgggcctgcagtattctctaaataaataaataaatggactcACTGCGTTGCTCGCTCTTTTGGCTGTGTTCCGGCACTGTGAATGGAAAAACGAAATGCATTGTTATTCATGCAGCTGGCATACATGAAGTGACATAACGACCAACGATTTGTGTTCTGTGACACAAATTGCTCTACATTGCAGCACCATGTGAATTTCATGCAACTATGTATGCAATTAAGCTAAGCCATGTGAGGCTTCCTAACACAGCTTCACAAAACAGTAACTCTATGTTTGCTATGCTATCTCATCACgacacaaaattttgaataaCAATTTCACGTAAGCATACATGGCGGTATGCAAGCTCTTCAACAGTAGCTCAACACATTGCGCAAATTCTTGATTGAATTACACACTCTCATCATGATGCACAGAGTTTCTGATCAGCTGACTGTTAATCAAAATGAAGCACGATCTTTCAGGCCTGAAACAGGCAGTGACACTCCAGGAAAAGCAACTTAATTTCTGTGGACTGAGACCGATTCCTAATTTGGATGTGCTCAATGTCCTGACCTTGGTAACATTGCCAACCCGTTAGATAGCAGAACATGCACTCACGCTGCTACCTCTGCAGCTAAAATTTCCTGGGAGTCAAATTCTCGGGTGCGTAACACTGGCTTACAGATTCTTCGAGACATATAAAGGCAGACAACTGCTTCTACGCCGCTTCCACTGAAAGGCGAGTGTACTGGAACTTGCCACATAGTAGTGCAGTACTGAAACGCTCGCGCTGCGTTGTGCTTGTACGGTAAAAGCGTTACTTTGGAGGTATCTTTGGAGCACCTGCCAACCTAGGGACTTCTGAAATTGGGAGACTCTCCGCGGGAGCGGAGTAGGaggcagaaaaaaattgtttggaACGATTGGTCGAATTGCCCTTATATGAAACACGCTTGTCACCAACGCGGTTCGTTTCCATTCGTGTGGCTACATTCTAAAGTGACAGGAAGTCACTTCTTACTAATGACGCCGTTCCGTGCAAGAGCAGCGGCGTCGCGCGCATGTTTACTTTTGGCTGTATATTTACAGCGTTGTTTGTGCAATCAATGTGGCGAAGGTTTTCGTTCTCCACGGACACAGGCAAACGAACAACGGTATGACGCATGCGATGCGTTTCAGTGACACAATCGCATCAGCAGTAAATCAACGTTGCAACATGAACATAGCGCATGCAGACAATCACTCCACGCAACACGTGTGTTGCATTCAACTAACAATTACAGCACAGTGTTCAAATTGAGGAGACACTTACCATGTTGCTCCGCATACTGTGTGGTCACCATCGCAGGcatcgtggacaatagctgttgcacgcttggcgtgatatccattccacacaggtgcatagcgctgaacaagcaaacgaacaatgcggcgatgctggtaaaTTACCTGGAAAAGAGACAGCGGAAGagaccacgcgcaaggtatcctgggCACGATCTTTCAGGCCTGAAACAGGCAGTGACACTCCAGGAAAAGCAACTTAATTTCTGTGGACTGAGACCGATTCCTAATTTGGATGTGCTCAATGTCCTGACCTTGGTAACATTGCCAACCCGTTAGATAGCAGAACATGCACTCACGCTGCTACCTCTGCAGCTAAAATTTCCTGGGAGTCAAATTCTCGGGTGCGTAACACTGGCTTACAGATTCTTCGAGACATATAAAGGCAGACAACTGCTTCTACGCCGCTTCCACTGAAAGGCGAGTGTACTGGAACTTGCCACATAGTAGTGCAGTACTGAAACGCTCGCGCTGCGTTGTGCTTGTACGGTAAAAGCGTTACTTTGGAGGTATCTTTGGAGCACCTGCCAACCTAGGGACTTCTGAAATTGGGAGACTCTCCGCGGGAGCGGAGTAGGaggcagaaaaaaattgttttgaacGATTGGTCGAATTGCCCTTATATCAAACACGCTTGTCACCAACGCGGTTCGTTTCCATTCGTGTGGCTACATTCTAAAGTGACAGGAAGTCACTTCTTACTAATGACGCCGTTCCGTGCAAGAGCAGCGGTGTCGCGCGCACGTTTACTTTTGGCTGTATATTTACAGCGTTGTTTGTGCAATCAATGTGGCGAAGGTTTTCGTTCTCCACGGATACAGGCAAACGAACAACGGTATGACGCATGCGATGCGTTTCAGTGACACAATCGCATCAGCAGTAAATCAACGTTGCAACATGAACATAGCGCGTGCAGACAATCACTCCACGCAACACGTGTGTTGCATTCAACTAACAATTACAGCACAGTGTTCAAATTGAGGAGACACTTACCATGTTGCTCCGCATACTGTGTGGTCACCATCgcagacatcgtggacaatagctgttgcacgcttggcgtgataCCCATTCCACACAGGTGcatagcgctgaacaagcaaacgaacgatgcggcgatgctggtaaaTTACCTGGAAAAGAGACAGCGGAAGATACCACGtgcaaggtatcctgggtaacgtGGCGGCTTCtgccttgctccagcagggcgggttgtgttccgatggcgaatttggaggatttgctctacgccagagtcgagtgctcgctcgcaAAGTCGGTTggctgcaccgactccgccattggaatacAACATGAGGTGGTCTTGGTGcacatctggtgctgctgcttgtaGCCTTGGggcgcttactttgcactgcagtaggaggtgcgccagagcgTCTGCCACATTGAAGTGAGGACAGATGTAGCTATGCAACGTTGGCCTCACATGTTGCAACAGTACGCCGTGGGTGAACGTCTTGCTTTGGAGGCGCTTTAAAGCCAGCGCCttgtctcttgtgagttttgaatgtggcgaAGGTTAtgacctgcgttcgagccgataatgttgcagttATGCACGATACGTTAGCGGTACGGGTGCTCTTGCTTCTGCTTCTGTTGTGaagtgggaggtgcctcggatctgGTACGAGAATTCCCGGTTGATgcattcgcgggctgcggtgtgtgccgcttcatttcttTCTAGACCTTCTTGACATGGAACCCACACTATGCATGCGAAGGGGGGGGGAGATTGTCCACGCGTTTTAGTAGCTTAAGCGCCATAgtggagaccctgcctttcaggtagttccgtgacgctgtttgtgagtcggtaaagttatgatgggatcctcactcgtaACGGTGGCGAGTGCTACAGCAGCCTTTTCAGCTCTTTCCACACGTTCTGCGAGGATAGTCATCGATGCCAGTACCATGCTCTTGTAATCTGTGGTGGCTGTGGCGGTAATCGCAAAGGCATTACGTCCGAGATACTTGGCTGCGTCCACGCatcgcgcctgcgggtcattgcGATGGCTATTTCGAATCATGTTGATCTTGGCGAGCCGCCTTGCTCGGGGAGGTTGAGGATGCATGTTTAGAGGGATATGCTGAATTTCAAGGCGTTCTCGaagctgtgacggtattttgcgTTTGCGTTCTTCGTCGAGCTCTAGGGTGGTTTCATACCCTCAGCGTTGAAGGACGGCTTCTCCTCTGGATGACAGATCGAGtctcgacctggttgatgagCTGTGCTTCAGCGAGTTCTTCTCACGTATTGTGAACTCTCATGCGAAGCAATGGTTgagtggaggcggctggtggcagtcctagggcaagctaTGTAGCCTTTCTTATCAGCAGCTTTTGTTTTTGCTTCTCCACTGTCCTCAGGTTGAGGTAGGAAGTTCCAGACGTTATGCGACTGTAAAGAAGAGCTTGTATTCATTTCAGGATATCATGCTGTTTGAAGCTACTACGGCGGTTAACCTCCCCTAGGATTAG
The nucleotide sequence above comes from Rhipicephalus microplus isolate Deutch F79 chromosome 2, USDA_Rmic, whole genome shotgun sequence. Encoded proteins:
- the LOC119160051 gene encoding uncharacterized protein LOC119160051 → MHLCGMDITPSVQQLLSTMPAMVTTQYAEQHVPEHSQKSEQRSTGCEWTAEETKLLLDYYQQYFSQIGPMKKFKNKKAMFANIAANITKAAGVPKTGHQCCSRYKTVM